AGCTCTTAACGATTCCGTGCACCACAGCAAGTCCAAGGCCGACCCCCTGATCAACAGCCTTGGTTGAATAATAGGGATCAAAAATTCGCTCCATGACACTCTTTTCCATGCCGATGCCGGTGTCGCTGACTCTGATGCGGGCAAAAATCCCCGGCTCAAGTTCCAGCCGTCCAGCCTTTCCCAAATCCTCGGGAGTGAGTTCCGACCTGTCCAGAACGACAGACAACTCGCCGCCTTTTTCAGCCATTGCGTCCACCGCATTCTTGCAAAGATTCATCAGTATCTGGTTGATCTGCTCCGGCCCCCCTTTGATAAACACCGGCGGTTGGCATATCTCCTGTTTAATTTTTACAGTTATGGGGATTGAACCAGGCAAAAGCTTCAGCGTCTCGCTGATCACCCCGCCCAGATTGAGGAACTCGTCTGTTTCCCCGGACTCCCCGCTGAAACTGATAATGTGCTCCACCTGGTCCTTGGCGCGGTTGGCAGCCGTAATTACTTCGTTGATACAACGGCGGGCCGGGCTTGATTCGGGAATGTCATCCAGAGCCATGTCGGCCCAGCCGATGATTGCCTGATTGATATTGTTGAAATTATGCGCAACCCCGCCAGCCAGGGTGCCGATGGCCTCCATTTTCTGGACCTGCTGCAACTGGATGGCGATTCTTTCCTTTTCTTTTTGCAGATGCACCCGCTCTTCTATTTCATTAATCAAGTGCTGATTGGATTGCGAAAGCTCCCGGGTCAGGCCTTCGAGTTCAATATTTGTCTCCTCTATCCCCTTAATCTGGCTCCTGACCACCCTGATTATTCTGAATGCAACAACACTAAAGAGTATTGCCGTAGTAACCCATACAAGTATCATGAGCTGCCAGGCGCGGCTCAACGCCTTTTCCGCACTCATATCCTCCTGTCGGAGAAAAGAGGATATCTCTGTCGCAATATTGTTGAGCGCCGCGCGGGTCCGCTCGAACCCCCTGCTCACTTCTCCTCGGAGCTGTATATTTTTCTCCGCTGAATTCAACTGGTCAATCTGCAGGTTAAAGAGCCCGCCGTCTCCGGGTATCAATGTCTGGTGTTCCTCGTCTATTACGTATCCCACCCCGAAAACCGATGTCTGATAGGTACCGAGTATCGCAGCATCCATCCTGCTTTTTTGTGCACCTGAGTCATCAAGCAATCCAAATTCTTTGCGGAGCCTTGCGAGAATTGTCATGAACTCATTGTCTTTAAGGTCGAAAAGGGAGCTCCGTCGGTGGGCGCTGATTAATTTTTCGGTTAAAAGGTCCAGATCAGCGATATCGCGGCGCAAATTTGACAAAATGCTTGATTGTCGCAACCCGGAAACAATCTGATCGGTGAATACCGGCAAGGTGGTGTCATACGCTGTTTCATATCGATAGATGGACAGTGCCAGATTTACCCGCTGGTTGCCTTCAATGGTGTCAACTGCCTCGATCATCCGCCTGAGTGCGATATCAGTCTCATGCTGGACTCCGGGAATGGCGGCACCTATCTGCTCATGCACGACCACCCATTCCTCGCACTGTTCAGATAGGGTGTTGAGATTCTCAAGACTCAGGAAGAGGTTATCAAGGGGCACAATATTACCATGAAGATGCATATATATCCTGTACTGCTCGACTAAAGCCTTCAGTTCGACAAAGCCATCCTTTTTCTCTTTGCCCCCATGGCCTTCCAGCAGATTATTAAAGGCAAGTTTTTCCTCAAGAAGCCGCCGGTCAAACCGGGAGGCGATATCAACCAGCTTGTAATGCAGGTTTTCATGTCTTGTCCGGTCATCACGGATTAACATCAAGGTCCACCAGACCACCGCCACCATGATCATGCCGCCGATAAAACCCAGCGCCGTTATCCAATACACCAGCCGGACCGGATTATGATAGCGTCTGTTGTTCCCCTGCTCGCTCATTGTTTATCCGTGATCTTTCCCCAATCAAGGGGCACAGCTCTGCCTTTGCGGATTATTGTCGCCCAAACGGTATGGCTTGCCTGATGATCAGCCTTACTCAAAAAAAGCGGCTCGCCCAGACCGACATCGAATTTCCCGAGATTTTCAAGTGCGTCAACCACTGCTTCGCGGTCAGGCGCTTCTGCAATATTTCCCAGGGCACGAAGGAATATCCTTGTTGAGATATAGCCTTCCAGAGCCCCGAAAGTGGGAGGTTCCTCTCTTTTCCAACTCCGCAATGCTTTGCGGAAATCCTTTACTATCGGCAAGTCGGATTCCACATCAGGGACGACCTGGGTGATAAGAACTCCCTCGGCATTATCTCCCAGCGCTTTAATCAAGCCTTCGGTGCCGACAAACGAAACATTCAGGAAATAAGGGTTAAATCCCACTTTTCTGGCAAAGCGGATAAACTCGGCGCATGGCGCGTAGGCACCCACCATGATAACCGCCCTGGGCAGAGTTTCGGCCATCAACAGATCAGCCAGGGCATTACCCACCGCCAGAGTGTTTCGCTCATAGCGTCCATGGGCTATGCGGTTTTCATTCTTGAGCCCATATTGTTTCAGCGCGGCAATCCCACCGAAATACCCGGCATCCCCGTAAGCGTCCCGCTGTGTAAAAAAAGCTATGTCCTCGGGAGCAAGCCCGACTTTGGTGATCAGTGCCTTGACCATGGCGGCGGTTTCTTCGGCATAACTTGCCCGGTAATTTATCACATAGCGGTCCGGCGGATTTTTGCGCAGAATGCCCGCCCCGCTGTAGGCCCCAAAAAACGGTATTTTATATCGGTTGGCAAAAGGAATGGTAACAACGGCTGTGGGTGTGCCGACGTTGCCGATCAGGGCAAGGGCCTTATGATGTTCAATAAGCGAAATGATATTGGGAGCCGTTCTTGCCGGTTCATAGCCGTCATCCAGAGTAACAAGGCAAATCTCCCTGCCTCCGACTCCCCCCCGGTTATTGACTTCATTCAGCGCCGCCAGAACTCCGGTCTGCATATTATGCCCCAGCCCGGATGCCGGTCCGGTCAATGCGGTGGACATCCCCAGAACCATGGATGAATCCCTGCAGGGAATTTCCAGAGGCCCGGCAGAAACTCCGGTTACAGAAAAGAGAATTAATATTACGATGAAGACATGGTGAAGTCGGATTGTGGAAATATACCCGGAACGAAACAAGGGCCGTCTTGGAACCAATGCATAAAAGACCGTTACCTGCTGAAACAACAATACTTTCAGTTCATGTATCATATTGCTCCGGCTTGGTTGACGAAAAATTCCTGTGCAACTAATTGATCTATTTCGTGAAAGCTGAATTTCTGCATATAATACTATAATGCTTTTCACCGGGGCTCAGGTCAACAAAAAACCATTCGAGGCTTTCAATTCCGGTTAAACAAGCTCAGCCATAACATAATTCGCAAGCTCCAATCCCTTTGGAGTCAGCCTCAAAAAACCTTCAGACAGCAGAACCAGTTGATCCACGATGAGCTTATCAAGTACCGACCCATAGTATCTCTCGGCATTTATTCCGAAATCATTTTCAAGATCAACAAGGGAAACGCCCTCAAGCATACGCAGGCCCATAATCACCGTTTCACGAAACCGGACTTCAGGCGGCAGACATTCCGCCTCGGCAAAAGGATGACTTCCATCTGCAACCATTTGGGCAAAGGTCTCCTGATCTTCGATATTTTTTATTCTGAGTCCGGAAATATAGGAAACCGCGCCGACCCCAAGGCCAAGATACGAGCCGTTTTTCCAGCAGTTGACATTATGGATGCATTCCCGGCCGGGAAGGGCGTAATTCGAGATCTCATAACGCCTGTAGCCTTTTTCCGCCAATATTTCACAGGACTCGCGGGCCATGGTCAGAACCTCGTCTTCCCCTGGCAAAATAAGCTGCCCCTTATCATGGGATTGTGCAAAAGAGGAGCCCTGCTCGATGGTCAACTCGTAGAGGGAAATATGCGTTGGCGCCAACGATACGGCATCGCCGATGGTCTCAACAAGGTCTGTGGTGCCCTGTCCCGGCAAACCGTACATCAGATCCAGGCTGATATTTTCAAACCCTGCCCGGCGGGCGGACGCAAGGGCATTAAAAGCCTCTTTACGGGAATGGCTGCGCCCCAGCTTCCGCAAGAATTTGTCGGAAAAAGACTGAACGCCGATACTCAGGCGATTCACTCCGGCGCCAAGAAGTGCGTCAAGTTTTGCACCTGAAAGTGTATTGGGGTTGGCCTCAACGCTGATTTCCGCGCCCCGGTCAAAGGT
The window above is part of the Pseudomonadota bacterium genome. Proteins encoded here:
- a CDS encoding ABC transporter substrate-binding protein; protein product: MSTALTGPASGLGHNMQTGVLAALNEVNNRGGVGGREICLVTLDDGYEPARTAPNIISLIEHHKALALIGNVGTPTAVVTIPFANRYKIPFFGAYSGAGILRKNPPDRYVINYRASYAEETAAMVKALITKVGLAPEDIAFFTQRDAYGDAGYFGGIAALKQYGLKNENRIAHGRYERNTLAVGNALADLLMAETLPRAVIMVGAYAPCAEFIRFARKVGFNPYFLNVSFVGTEGLIKALGDNAEGVLITQVVPDVESDLPIVKDFRKALRSWKREEPPTFGALEGYISTRIFLRALGNIAEAPDREAVVDALENLGKFDVGLGEPLFLSKADHQASHTVWATIIRKGRAVPLDWGKITDKQ
- the hemW gene encoding radical SAM family heme chaperone HemW, yielding MEMNRTSKPGPGLYIHIPFCLSRCWYCSFLSTPCASPPESYIRSLIKQAENIAGHPLIKDLQFGSMFIGGGTPTVYPGKTLAGLITSCRKLFTFDRGAEISVEANPNTLSGAKLDALLGAGVNRLSIGVQSFSDKFLRKLGRSHSRKEAFNALASARRAGFENISLDLMYGLPGQGTTDLVETIGDAVSLAPTHISLYELTIEQGSSFAQSHDKGQLILPGEDEVLTMARESCEILAEKGYRRYEISNYALPGRECIHNVNCWKNGSYLGLGVGAVSYISGLRIKNIEDQETFAQMVADGSHPFAEAECLPPEVRFRETVIMGLRMLEGVSLVDLENDFGINAERYYGSVLDKLIVDQLVLLSEGFLRLTPKGLELANYVMAELV